CACCGACGGATCCCCGAGCGCCGCCCTGGCGCGCGCCCGCACCGTCGACCTGGTCCGGCACACCGACGCGGAGGTGCACGTCGTGCACGTCGCGCTGGTGTCGCCCTGGACCAACCCGACGCCGCTGAGCCCCGGCCAGCGCGAACGTGTCCAGCTCGAGGCGAGACCCGTGCTCGACGCGGGCGCCGCCGCCCTGGAGGCGGAGGGGGTGTCGGTCACCGGCACCTACCTGCGCACCGGTCGGGCGACGGACGAGATCCTGCGCCTGCGCGACGAGATCGACGCCGACCTCATCGTCATCGGCAGCCGCGGGCAGAACGCCTTCGTCCGTGTCCTGCTCGGCAACGACGCGGAGGGCGTCGTGCGGCACGCGCCCTGCGCCGTGCTCGTCGTCCGCAGCGAGGGGGAGACCCGATGACCGCCGACGTGCTGCTCCCGCTGTCCGGCTCCTCCGGCGGGGGGATGCCTGACTTCACCGTCCGCGCCCTCGACCTGTCGGTCATCATCGGCTACCTCGTCCTCAGCCGGATCATCCCGCTCGTGGCGGGCGCCCGGATGAAGCGCAAGGCCCACGCCGAGGCCCAGGCCAGCGGCAAGGAGAGCGACGCCTCGGAGGACTACTTCCTCGGCGGGCGCAACTTCATCTGGCCGTTCGTCGGCCTCTCGCTGGTCGCCACCAACATGTCCGGCGCGACCTTCGTCGGCCTGGCCGGCGGTGCCTACGAGCAGGGCATCTCGATCTTCGCCTACGAGTGGATGTCGGCCGTCATCCTCGTGGTCTTCATCTTCTTCATCCTGCCGTTCTACCTGCGCTCCAAGGTCTTCACGCTGCCGGAGTACCTCGAGCAGCGCTACGACCGGCGTTCCCGGATGGCCTTCGCGGGGTTCAACCTCTTCGCCAACATGTTCATCGACATGGCCGCGGCGCTCTTCGCCGGGGCCGTGGTCGTCAAGGTGCTCTACCCCGACATCCCGATGATCGTCTCGGTGGCGGTGCTCGCCATCCTCGCGGCGATCTACACCGTCATCGGCGGCCTGGGCGCGGTGATGATCAGCGACTCGATCCAGGCGACCGTCACGCTCCTCGGCGGCGTCATCGTCCTCATCGCGACCTTCAACGCCATCGAGTCCTGGGACTCGATGGCCCAGGCCGCCGGCGACGAGAAGATGAGCCTCATCCTGCCGGCCGACAACGCCGACCTGCCGTGGCCCGGGCTCATCACCGGTGTCCTCGTCGTGGGGCTCTACTACTGGACGACCAACCAGCTCGTCGTGCAGCGCACGCTCGGCGCGAAGTCCCTCGACCACGGCCGCTGGGGCTCCCTGCTGGCCGGCTTCATCAAGCTGGCCTTCCTCTTCCTCTTCATCTTCCCCGGGGTCATGGCGATCTCGCTCTACCCGAACCTGGACAACCCGGACACCGTCTTCCCGACGCTGGTCTTCGACCTGCTCCCCGTCGGGCTGCGCGGCCTCATCCTGGCGGCCGTCATCGCGGCCATCACCTCGACCGTCGACTCGATCCTCAACTCGGCCTCGACGATCGTGACGATGGACTTCGTCAAGACGCTGCGCCCCGACACCTCGCAGCGGGCGCTCGTCTTCACCGGTCGCGTGGCCACCGTGGTGGCGCTGGTCGTGGCCATCCTCTGGGCCCCGTTCATCGCCCAGTTCGACACCCTCTACAACTACCTGCAGTCGGTCCTGTCGTTCCTGGTCCCACCGGTCGTCGCGGTCTTCCTCGCCGGCATCGCCTGGAAGCGGATCAGCGGCACCGCGGCGTTCCTCACGCTCATCATCATGCAACCGGTGGGGCTCATCGCCTTCGTCCTCACCCAGGTGCTGCCCGAGGAGCCCTCGATCCAGTTCCTGTATGCCGCCGGCATCAGCACCGCGCTCTCGGTGCTGCTCCTCGTGGTCATCAGCCTGCTCGGGCCGTCCCCGGACGAGTCCAAGACGGCCGAGCTCACCTGGAAGTCGGAGTACTGGACCGAGGAGTCGCAGGCGCTGCAGGGCACCGCGGTGTGGGCGAACTACCGGGTCATCTCGGTCGTCCTGCTCGCCCTGACGGCGGTCATCGTCGTCGTCTGGGCCTGACCGGTCAGCTGAGGCCGGTGATGGTGCCGTCCTCGGCGATGTCCATGCCCAGCGCCGCCGGGACCTTGGGCAGCCCGGGCATCCGCATGATGTCGCCGGTGAGGGCGACGACGAAGCCGGCACCGGCGTTGACGACCAGCTCGCGGACGGTGATGGTGAAGCCGCGGGGGGCGCCGAGCAGCGTCGGGTCGTCGGAGAAGGAGTACTGCGTCTTGGCCATGCAGACCGGCAGGCCGCCGAAGCCGCCCTCGGTGAGCTCGGCCAGCTGGGCGCGCGCCGTGGGGGCGAAGTCCACCCCGTCGGCGCGGTAGACCTGCGTGGCGATGGTCTCGATCTTGTCCTGCAGGCCGGCGTCCGCGGCATACAGCGGGGCGTAGTCGCTGTCCTGCTCGCACAGCTCGACGACCTTGCGGGCGAGCTCCTCGCCGCCCTCGCCACCGCGGGTGAAGACCTCCGAGAGCGCGACGTCGACGCCCAGCTCGCCGCACCGCTCCCGGACGAGGTCGAGCTCGGCGTCGCTGTCACTCGGGAAGCGGTTGAGCGCGACGACGACCGGCACGCCGAACCTCTGGAGGTTCTCCAGGTGCTGCTCGAGGTTGGCCAGCCCGGTGCGCAGGGCGTCGAGGTCCTCGGTGCCGAGGTCGGTCTTGGCCGCGCCGCCGTTGAGCTTGAGCGCCCGCACCGTGGCGACGATGACCGCAGCGGCCGGGCGCAGACCGGCGGCGGGGCAGACGATGTCGAAGAACTTCTCCGCCCCGAGGTCGGCGCCGAAGCCGGCCTCGGTGACCACGTAGTCGGCCAGCTTGAGCGCCGTGCGGGTGGCGAGCACCGAGTTGTTGCCGTGCGCGATGTTGGCGAACGGCCCGCCGTGGATGATCGCCGGGGTGTTCTCCAGGGTCTGCACGAGGTTGGGCTTGACCGCGTCCTTCATGAGCAGGGCCATGGCCCCGGCCGCCTCGAGCTGGCCGGCGGTCACCGGCTGCTTGTCGTAGGTGTAGCCGACGATGATGCGGCCGAAGCGCTCCTTGAGGTCCTCCAGACCGGTGGCGAGGCAGAGCGCGGCCATGATCTCGCTGGCCACGGTGATCTCGAAGCCGGACTCGCG
This genomic window from Serinicoccus chungangensis contains:
- a CDS encoding formate--tetrahydrofolate ligase, whose amino-acid sequence is MLTDVEIAQGATLERIGRVAERLGLREEEYEPYGHHKAKISLDVLDRLQDRPDGRLVLVTAINPTAAGEGKTTTNVGLSMALNRIGARTITTLREPSLGPCFGMKGGAAGGGWSQVVPMDDINLHFTGDFHAITSAHNLLAALVDNSLHQGNPLGLDPKRVTWKRVLDMNDRALRNIVVGMGKKGDGVVRESGFEITVASEIMAALCLATGLEDLKERFGRIIVGYTYDKQPVTAGQLEAAGAMALLMKDAVKPNLVQTLENTPAIIHGGPFANIAHGNNSVLATRTALKLADYVVTEAGFGADLGAEKFFDIVCPAAGLRPAAAVIVATVRALKLNGGAAKTDLGTEDLDALRTGLANLEQHLENLQRFGVPVVVALNRFPSDSDAELDLVRERCGELGVDVALSEVFTRGGEGGEELARKVVELCEQDSDYAPLYAADAGLQDKIETIATQVYRADGVDFAPTARAQLAELTEGGFGGLPVCMAKTQYSFSDDPTLLGAPRGFTITVRELVVNAGAGFVVALTGDIMRMPGLPKVPAALGMDIAEDGTITGLS
- a CDS encoding universal stress protein — protein: MTFPTRILYATDGSPSAALARARTVDLVRHTDAEVHVVHVALVSPWTNPTPLSPGQRERVQLEARPVLDAGAAALEAEGVSVTGTYLRTGRATDEILRLRDEIDADLIVIGSRGQNAFVRVLLGNDAEGVVRHAPCAVLVVRSEGETR
- a CDS encoding sodium:solute symporter family transporter; its protein translation is MTADVLLPLSGSSGGGMPDFTVRALDLSVIIGYLVLSRIIPLVAGARMKRKAHAEAQASGKESDASEDYFLGGRNFIWPFVGLSLVATNMSGATFVGLAGGAYEQGISIFAYEWMSAVILVVFIFFILPFYLRSKVFTLPEYLEQRYDRRSRMAFAGFNLFANMFIDMAAALFAGAVVVKVLYPDIPMIVSVAVLAILAAIYTVIGGLGAVMISDSIQATVTLLGGVIVLIATFNAIESWDSMAQAAGDEKMSLILPADNADLPWPGLITGVLVVGLYYWTTNQLVVQRTLGAKSLDHGRWGSLLAGFIKLAFLFLFIFPGVMAISLYPNLDNPDTVFPTLVFDLLPVGLRGLILAAVIAAITSTVDSILNSASTIVTMDFVKTLRPDTSQRALVFTGRVATVVALVVAILWAPFIAQFDTLYNYLQSVLSFLVPPVVAVFLAGIAWKRISGTAAFLTLIIMQPVGLIAFVLTQVLPEEPSIQFLYAAGISTALSVLLLVVISLLGPSPDESKTAELTWKSEYWTEESQALQGTAVWANYRVISVVLLALTAVIVVVWA